GATGCCCGCAATCTATGAACCCTGGTTCGCAAGACTGCAACGGGCATGCTAAGACTCGGTAGCCCAGACCTATAAGGCCCTGACAATGAGCGCTTGAATGTTGAATTTTCCTGCCTTTGCTACTTTTATTTCTGCATTTCTGTATACATATACATacattttgtttttataAGGGCTGATTGGCGACATTAAACACACTGCTTTCGCatgtaataataataatacaaaatataaaaaaaagaaaaaaaagcggcaCAACATGTTTACCGATAAATCCCCCAATATATCCCTACGCGGGAACAAGAGATTACTATGCGCCGTGGGCGCCGCCTCGCTCTGCTTCCTCCTCATAACATACCTCAGCATACCCACCGCACACAAAGATGCCGTGCTGTCCGCCATCTCCAGCAAAGCCTCCTTGACCAGGCGGCCGACGGCACGGCCAAGCTCCAACAAGAAGCACGGCTCCGTGCTGGAAGCCGCCTCCAACCGGACGCTGGGGCTCGACTCGATCGTGTTCCTCAACCTGCCGCACCGCCACGACCGGTACGACGCCATGGCGATCCAGGCGCACCTGTCGGGCATCGAGGTCACGCGCTTCCCGGCCGTCGCCGCGGCCGACGTCCAAAACGACCAGGGCATGCCGCCGACGCAAAAGCCCGGCAAGCTCAAGGACGGCGAAAAGGGCTGCTGGCGCGCGCACGCCAACGTCTGGCAGCACATGCTGGAGAAGCAAATCCCGGCCGTGCTGGTGCTCGAGTCGGACGCCGGGTGGGACGTCAACCTGCGGCCGATCATGGGGCGGCTCAACGGCGGGTTCCGCAGGCTGCTGCAGATGGACAACCCGGACGTCGCCTTCGCGGACGACCCGGACGACCCCTGGCTCGCGCGCTCGGGCGTCTGGGACCTGCTGTCGCTCGGCCACTGCATCGACACGTCGCGCGGCAACTTTGTCGTGTACGACGACCCGCACGCGCCCAGCTCCGACTTCACCTGGGGCCCGGTGGAGGAGCCGCTGAACCAGAAGCGCGTCGTGTTCCGCGCCAAGTCCATCGTGTGCACGACGGGGTACCTGGTGTCGCTGACGGGCGCGGCGCGGCTCCTCGTGCGCTCGTCTTTCAACCTCGACGACCCCGTCGACGTCATGATGGCCATCATGACCGAGGTCGGGCAGCTGCGGACGTacgcgcagcagcagcgcatcCTCGCCCAGTGGGAGTACATTGACGGCATCGGCAAGTCCGGCAGCAACAGCGACATCAAGGGCAACGCGAGCCACGTCGACGGCACCGAGGAGGGCTGGGACCACGCCAGGGCGCTGATGTCCACGGTACAGGTCAAGCAAAAGTGGTTCAAGGATGTGCATTTCAGGGATTTTGCGCTGGGAAGGGCCTGGCAAAACGTCTTTGGGGATAAGTGAGGGTTGTACGAGGTGGGGAGTTGTGGCGTCTTAGTGGTGACTTTGTAAATgtatctttttgttttgttgtaaTTATATCCCTAGAGCATCGTTCGGGCATGCGTTTTCGAATTCAAGTCAGCATAGAATGGTTAAACCATCGAGCACGCAGTATGGGTCGGCAAAGTTCATTTCATCAAACTTTCATTCGAAGCATACTATGCCTCAAAGATCAACACTACACCATCGTCACCAGCAGTGGCGACCCTCTCGCCAGCCTCGCCCTGCACGAAACCCAGAACGCCACCGCCCTCTCCGTCACCCCTGTGTCCCCTCCACTCCTTGAGCAGACCTCCAGCCTGGCCCGTCTGGGTCTGCTGCTGGCTGCCCGCCGTGACGCCTCCCCTGGCGTCCCACCTCCTGACGACGCCGTCCATGCCGCACGACGTCAGAAGGTGGGGGTTCGCCTTGACAAAGTCGACCTTGACGACGCTGAACTCGCCGTGCGCGCCGTTGATCAGCCTGCGCACCTGAAAGTTGCGCGCCGCGTCGTAGATGGCGATGGAGCCGTCGACGGAGCCGGCCGCGAGCAGCGTGCCGCTGCCACCCGCCGCACCGGGCTGGGAGAAGGAGAGCGTCTCGACGCCGTCTCCCTGCGCATGCAGACTGGCGAGGATCTGTCCGCCCTCGATGGCGTTGCTGGCCGGGCCGCCGCGGCGCTTGCCGGCCTGCGCGCTCGTGTTCTTGTCTATCCGCGGCAGGCTGACGACCTTGATGGCACCTCCTGCACCTCCGACGGCCAGGACGGCCCCGGTGGGGGAGATCGAAACGCTGTACAGGCCGCCCTCGACTTCGAATCGTTGATCTGCCGTTGTGAGGGCCAGGACGCTCATTCCGTTGTCGCTGGCCTTGAGTccggcggccgaggccgtTCCAAACACGTCCCAGACGTAGAGGCTGCCGTCCTCGGAGACGGTGGCGAGCATCTCTCCATCAGGGGTCCAGGCGCATGCTGTCGCGGGGCCGGTGTGGAGGAAGTATGACTGCAGGATCTGCAGCGCCGGGTCGGAGCTGCCGTCTACCTGGTACACCCAGACGGAGCCGTCAGATGCACCGAGGGCTACGACGTTAGGGTGCGCTGCGCCGTTGGGGCAGGGAGATAGGAAGTTGATTTCGGGGACCTCTTGGGACTCGGCAAGGAAGGCGATTTGTGCGGCTGGTGTACTTGGTGCGGCTCCCGGTTGTAATGGTGCCGCCTTGACCGCGTACGCGCGAAGCTTGCCGTCCATACCTCCGCTCAAGAGATACTCTCCCTCGGGGTAGGTGAACGTCAAAGCATTGATGCTGTCGGTATGCCCATCAATCTCAAACAGACGGTCCAGCGCTACCGGGGGGTTCGGAGGTTCGCCGCTAAAGTTTGGTGGTAATAGAGGGCGCTGGGGAACGTGTGCGGTGTCAAAGACGTAGCCCTTGCCTGGCGCGTCGTCCGAGTCTCCTTCTGATCCACCCGTTGCGATCAGTGTCGGGCGGGTTGGATGTTGGGCAATGGCGAAAACCGAGTCCTTGTGTAGGTCAAAGTAGGCGACGCCGTCGTTGTGCAGGTTGATCTCTTCGGGCTCCCCCTCATCGTCGCTGTCCATGGGAACGTCGACGTCCTCGGAAGCGTCAATCTCCTCAAGAGCATCATCCTCCGCGAGCATTTCAGGCTCCGAATCGGGATGGTCCTCCTGGTGAGGCTGTTTTGACGAAGACATTCTGGCGACTGAACAGTGATAGAGCTATAGTGGGGGTTTAGTTCAGGGACTGTACTGAATAAGTAGGAATATGTCTGGAATTTTTCTGTGTTTGTCTTGGTCGCAAAGGTATGCGATCAGTCAAAGAAGTAGGAGTTAGGATTTATAAAGTTCGGCTGGCAGGTACAAGGTAAGTGGCCAAGGTTAGTAACAATTGGGTTGCTTAGAaacagcaagaaaaaaaaaagttgcttGATAATCCAAATGGGCGCGCGGGGCAACAGCGCGACAAATTGATTGAATTATTTTTAGTACCCCTCATCGCGCTGGAGAACCCCTATGACGCGATGTCAATTAAAAGTAAAGTTGCAGTACGATTCTGGATCACGTGATACATGCGACAACTTCACTCTGAAGTTTGACAAATCATTCGCCGTGACGGACGTTTACCATTCAATCTCTTGATGGTATTAATGGATCCTTTTGCTTCCCTTAGATCGGCAATACCACTGGTATCATCTTTTTGGTAATTTTCAGAGCAAAAGAGCATTATTGCTGGGTTAATACTCCAGGGAAATTGCCATTTACTTGAAATATTCCAACCCAAACCCAAACTATCTTTCAACAAAAACGAGAAGATTATGGTAACCCATAATAACTGGCTGTATGAGCCTGTAATGGCCATCCAGGCAGAATAGGAACACAGGAATGGCCAAGACAAAAACTTGTTCCTTCCGAATAGCTTCACCCCAAATGTTTATCTAGATCGGCACTAAAGCTTCCGTCCAATTGAGGTTTGATTTGGGGCAAATTAGTTTTATGGGGCTCAACCAATATAAGGGCAAGAAACTCCGCATTTGAACAAAGATTCAAATAAACGATACGCCAGTATACGCTTGGTCTAGCACGTACTTCGCCCGGCTGAATTAATAGGTACGTTATGTTAGGTTACATCTGAGTCGGACATTGGGCGCGCCAGCGAGAGACTCtggtatttttttcttggtacAGGCAATAGCCCCTTTTGGCCAATTACTCCCGAAAACGTGAGCAGTTATTTGCTTATACTTTTTGTCCCTTTAGCAATATGTAAGGATGTTTGCTagtcaaaaaaaagcagctGATCAAATTCCCGTTTGTctgctttttccttttcccgCCTTTTTCGATTGCTTTTTTCGACATGTGTATATTTGATCTTGAATATACTCTCGTCACCAGTAAAGCATGGACAATTATATCTCCAAGGAAAGCTTGCTGTGTCTCCCAGGCCGGTTGGCGCGGCAGGTTCCTCGTCTCGGCAACAAGTTTTGAGTTCCTGCCATGCTGATTGTTATGTTACCTTGCATCGGCGTATTGGGTACCCTTTCGGATAGCCAAGGAGGTCTGTCGGCGTGGTTTATATCTTTGCGGCGACGAGACAGCAACATTACATGCAGTAATAAATGCAGTAATACGGCGAGTATCTGGGACATGCAGGAAGAAGAGGGGGAAAAGGTGTACGCACTTGAGGGACACAGTTACTGAAGCATTGACGGCGTAATTCGAAAGACTCCGAAAAGACTTGGCAGTGTCTATAAAAGTCACCAGATGGCCTCGAGTATTCCTGTCCACTCGATCCTCAAGCCAGcagtccagcagcagcagcagcatcaacaacaacaacagcagtaGAACAAGCACCTAGCCAACCCGCCTCAAAAACCAATCCTTTCCCCCAACTCCTCACGCCCCAAAATGCTTCTCCCCCAGATCACCACCATCCTCGGCCTCGCCAGCCTCTCCCAAGCCGTCAACCTCCGCTTCTACTACTCAAACAACTGCTCGGGAAACAACGTGGTGTGCAGCAACATCGCCCGCAACACGTGCTgcaacggcaacggcatCAGCGTCTTCTTCGGCCTCAACCGGGCCGTCGAGGGCAGGGTGTACGACCGCGGCGGCTGCAACCGTCTGCGCGGGGTCAGGACCTCGGTCGGCTCTACCAGCTTTTGCCTCAGGCAGGGCAACGACGTCATGACGGGGGCCCAGTGGCGGCCTCCGCCGAGCCTCAGGCTGGCTGCCGTGCCCGAGcagcccgaggcttgtccgGCCGGCGGGGACAAGTGCGAGTCGTGGGCCAGGCCCGACGTGCTGGGTCTTGCCGACGGGACCGAGTATGAGATTGGGGGGTTGGAGGAGGCCCAGTACGAAAGAATGGTATGTTGGAATATGGGTGGTGTTTCTTGTACGGGGACAGTGGTGATCGCTTTTACTGACAGGTTTTCTTTTACTCGATCAATAGTACGAAACTCGAAACGGTCTAGATAGCATTAGTACTGATAGTCCCATGTCTCATCTGCTGACAATTATTTGTTTGTTGACTAtagccttgcccttgccgccgaCGGAAGCATCTCGTCTGCCCAAGACCTCCCCGAAGAGTTCAAGTCGCTCGTCGTCACTACTACCGAGTAGAATGAGCAGCTGGGCTCCTGACCGGATGCCAAGCAGCAGCACAGAGACGAGAACGCGCTGTTATTTTTGCCGTCCAAAGTGGCAGTTCAAAACAATACTATCTGCAATCTCAAGGGTTTTGTGGGTGGACTTGTGGAAAGGAAGGTGACCTGGACGGTCCGAAGAATATTGGAACTTGGCTAGTAATTTTGACGCTCAAGGTACAGACAGAATTATTCTTGCGTTTCAGGCTCCAACGAATCGCCCCGAAATTCTTTTGCGTAACCACCCCCACCAAATGTACCTACCTTTTTCACATGACCTCATTCCAGCAATGTCCCCTCGCCATGCTCACAGAGCAGTCGCTGCCCAGGAACTTGACGGCCTTGCTCAGCGTCGGGATTCCAAACTTGGTCGTGGTGCCCTTTTTGCAGTCCGTCTTCCAGCCGTTGTAGTCCATGCACGTGTCGGGGTTCATCGGGCACCGGCCCTGGTTGATGCCGTAGGCCTTGCTGCAGTTCTTGCCCTTGTGGTTCTCGAGGCAGCCCTTTTTCCCCTCGGCACGCTTGGCGAGGTTGGCACCGCCCTGGCCCTGATCTGCCTCGACCTCGTGGTCGTGGTCGTGGTCGTGGCTGTGGCTGTCGTGGTCCAGCGACTTGACGCCAAAGTCGTAGATGGTCGTGCGGCCGTCCAGGTGCCGTACTGGCAGGGCTGGGGTTTCGAGGTAGCTGTTTTTATTGGCGCTGTTTTAGTAAACCTGCTCCAGCTGCTTGCTCAAGCAAACTGTAAAAAAGGGGGATGGAATGAAAGGGCAAGAAAACACATACATGATCCCGTCACGAATGACATTCCCCTCAACACCCGACACCTGATCCGTCGCCCTCCTACCAACCACAGCCCTCGCCCTCCCCTCGCCATCGACATCCCTCTTCACCACCTCCCCGACACCCACCACCTGCCCCAGCCCGTCGGCCTCGACAAACACGTTCCCGCCCTCTTCGACAGCGCTCCTCCTCAGCAGCGCGCCCTCGACGGGAAAGTACACCCTGACCTCCCTCCTGGCGCGGTCGTACCAAAAGTGTTGCTCATGGCGACCTGCCGCGGAGCCCCcgtcccgccgccgccgccactcgGACGGCGGCGCGTTCCACGCCTCCTCAAAGGCCGCCACGTCGGCCGCCGGCAGCGCCATGCGCTTGAAGCCCACCAGCCGGAGCGTGGTTGCGTTGTCGGACGTATAGGGGAGCGAGTTGACGAAGTGCTCTTCGAACTGGGCCAGGGATGGATCTTGGGCTGGCGGGGTTGGCGTTGCCGTTGTCAGGGGGGAGAGGATGGCGAGGGCGAGGGTTAGGAGAATTTGGGTGGGTGCCATTTTAAATGGTTGTGAGTTTGATAGTAACAATGTCTTGGAAGCTTTGGGGTGCTGGTTGAGGAATATAAAGCTGTGACtggtgctgttgttgcttgtGTCTCTTGCGTTGATGGCATGTGGGTGGATCTGTTGCTTGATGTCGACAGGGAAACTGCTGCTTTTATGTCGCATCTCGGAAAGCAACAAACCCATTTCTTGTACAGATGACTTACAAGAAGCCTTTCGCAGCATCAAAACCATGCAACCACCGTCGGTGTGCACTTTGGAAAAGCTGAAAGCTCTAAACATAGCAGTATAGTACGACATGACTCCATCCTCCGCCCCCAAACTACCCATCGACGACTTTCAAGCGATTGCCGTCATCGCCATCCTCAAAAGTCTAACCGAAACAAAGCACCACAGGATATCTCTTGTGTGTGCAATGTCTAGTAAAACACAAAAGGGAGCCCTACCCGAAAACTCGAACCCCTGCTGTATAGCAAGCCCCAAAAGCTCATTGCTGGAAAAAGATTAAATCTATTTGGGGACAGGATAAGCTTCTGACATCTTGACGATCTTGCCCCAATCCCCGATCTGGTAGCGTACCCGGGCGTGCTATGTGAAGAACCAGGGGATCGACGTTCGGGAGTGTGTGATTGGGTGGGCGTCATCCCGTTAATGAGGCTGAGCACACCCACCCAAGATCTCTAGTCTCGGGAGCCAAAGTATAGTAAGATCCGCACCCTGTCCGTGGCCAACCTCTTCCATTGCTCTCCAGCTGTGTGCAACACGAGTACCGGACACCGGCTTGACTTTTCAAGGCTGAGCTTGCTTTCAGGAATGCCAAGATCTGCGAGCTGAAAGCGATGGTTTGCGGGGGATCTTTTAGGGGGCCCAAAACTTTGGCAGCTGTATCCCCAATACAGTGATGGAgctgaaagaaaagaatgtaTTTAGCCGAGAGGAAAATTAGCGCCTTACTGTGCACCTTCAAGTCGGGCCCATCGCTGTACTTTTATGAATGTAAAATCTCCAGAAGAAAACGAAAAGAACTGTATCATGAACAATTTCGGATGTTCAACCACCAAATGCTATTGCTTGCTAGACATTTATTTATATACGCCATCATATAGActaatagaaaaaaaaatcctttTGCAAGTCTATCCTTTCAATTCTCAGCGTTAGTTGGGTAAATGGTTTCTCAATGTAGAGGCTCGAGGTTACAAACATGAGAACATACCAAAGGTGCGTAAGCAGGTTATGCCCCCAAATTTATGTGGTCACTAATCTACTTTGCCCTGCTTTAGATATTCGCTCTCGACGTGTTTCCTGTCCCCAAAGATCGGGCGAAACTGAATTAAGCGACCAAAATCAAAAGAGTATCTAACTGAATTATCAACTCCTGAATTTCCCCTATTTGACCCGAGAGGTTAAAATATCAACGAGTAGAAGCAGGTATATACAGAATTAGTTACCAGAACATCAAATCCCAAACCCACGAAACCAGCCTGAAAGCAGAGAAGAAACtgtgaaaaaaaatatcCCGGTCAGAATTGTGAATGGCTACAAGCTCTTTCTTTCGTTTCAGTGCTCACCCGTCTTCAGCTGCTCGATACCACCAGTGATCCCAGATACGCCATCACTGACTTC
Above is a genomic segment from Pyricularia oryzae 70-15 chromosome 7, whole genome shotgun sequence containing:
- a CDS encoding ribosome biogenesis protein Sqt1, with the translated sequence MSSSKQPHQEDHPDSEPEMLAEDDALEEIDASEDVDVPMDSDDEGEPEEINLHNDGVAYFDLHKDSVFAIAQHPTRPTLIATGGSEGDSDDAPGKGYVFDTAHVPQRPLLPPNFSGEPPNPPVALDRLFEIDGHTDSINALTFTYPEGEYLLSGGMDGKLRAYAVKAAPLQPGAAPSTPAAQIAFLAESQEVPEINFLSPCPNGAAHPNVVALGASDGSVWVYQVDGSSDPALQILQSYFLHTGPATACAWTPDGEMLATVSEDGSLYVWDVFGTASAAGLKASDNGMSVLALTTADQRFEVEGGLYSVSISPTGAVLAVGGAGGAIKVVSLPRIDKNTSAQAGKRRGGPASNAIEGGQILASLHAQGDGVETLSFSQPGAAGGSGTLLAAGSVDGSIAIYDAARNFQVRRLINGAHGEFSVVKVDFVKANPHLLTSCGMDGVVRRWDARGGVTAGSQQQTQTGQAGGLLKEWRGHRGDGEGGGVLGFVQGEAGERVATAGDDGVVLIFEA